Proteins co-encoded in one Sporosarcina sp. FSL K6-1522 genomic window:
- a CDS encoding DUF3923 family protein, with protein sequence MKKLWLFWWIANIFWFAIFAIGTIFIWIREVDGAGVTQTPEAKLAAFIVLLIAFTLPVIIQVVWLIVNLIINSNKKVGL encoded by the coding sequence ATGAAAAAGCTATGGCTCTTTTGGTGGATTGCTAATATTTTTTGGTTTGCCATTTTTGCAATAGGTACAATTTTCATTTGGATAAGAGAGGTTGATGGCGCAGGTGTTACTCAAACACCTGAGGCAAAATTAGCGGCATTTATAGTTTTGTTAATCGCATTTACTTTACCAGTAATAATTCAAGTTGTATGGCTAATCGTTAACCTGATAATTAATAGTAATAAAAAAGTTGGACTTTAG
- a CDS encoding VOC family protein, giving the protein MIKGLYEAHLPVSNLEASIEFYKKLNLEIAYQKEKLVFFWIEKGHSWLGLWETDRVDTPYHPSLRHIAFHVDKEDIGVAKEWLEQKGIQVKTDFGFRPEKQPLVLPNNPHAHAAIYFQDLDGNSLELIAPLRLDFEEEFEMMSLEEWKRRND; this is encoded by the coding sequence TTGATTAAAGGTTTATATGAAGCACATTTGCCTGTAAGTAATCTTGAAGCTTCTATAGAATTTTATAAAAAACTAAATTTAGAAATTGCCTATCAAAAAGAGAAATTAGTATTTTTTTGGATTGAGAAAGGACATAGCTGGTTAGGGTTATGGGAAACGGATAGAGTTGACACGCCATATCATCCATCTTTGAGACATATTGCTTTCCACGTTGATAAAGAGGATATAGGGGTTGCAAAAGAATGGTTAGAACAAAAAGGAATACAAGTAAAGACTGACTTTGGTTTTCGACCAGAAAAGCAGCCACTTGTTTTGCCCAATAATCCTCATGCTCACGCAGCGATATATTTTCAAGACCTAGATGGAAATTCACTTGAATTAATAGCTCCTTTAAGGCTGGATTTTGAGGAAGAGTTCGAAATGATGTCGTTGGAAGAGTGGAAAAGGAGAAATGACTAA
- a CDS encoding NUDIX domain-containing protein, producing the protein MKKIDDLKAGVAVIILNQENQVLLQKRADVGLWGIPSGHVEIGETVSEAVMREVKEETNLDIRIKKLIGVYSDPDSQVFNYPNGKVVHFITTCFLAEISGGELKCNSDESLEIKFFGQDNLPEDLLTMHPQWLEDALSKKEAAFIR; encoded by the coding sequence TTGAAGAAAATTGATGATTTAAAAGCTGGAGTTGCTGTAATTATTTTGAACCAAGAGAATCAAGTTCTATTGCAAAAAAGAGCTGATGTGGGCTTATGGGGAATCCCTTCAGGACATGTAGAAATTGGTGAAACAGTGTCTGAAGCAGTCATGAGAGAAGTAAAAGAAGAGACTAATTTAGATATAAGAATTAAAAAGCTGATTGGTGTTTATTCCGATCCTGATTCACAAGTTTTCAATTATCCAAATGGCAAGGTAGTGCATTTTATAACGACTTGTTTTCTTGCTGAAATTTCAGGTGGGGAACTTAAATGTAATTCAGATGAATCGCTTGAAATTAAATTTTTTGGTCAGGATAACCTACCAGAAGATTTGTTAACAATGCACCCTCAATGGTTAGAGGATGCTCTTTCAAAAAAGGAAGCGGCATTTATTCGCTGA
- a CDS encoding serine hydrolase domain-containing protein — MKESLNLIKSLEEGLKIAEPNQVYRPGKVVAYSNYSTSLAAYIVQLISEQDFNEYVDEHIFQKLGILDSTAYLSLVRNEQITKNKVNGYELIEEGNFKLSTPYYMSMYPSGEINGTAQDLAKFAMALMPQSDNENVLFEDENTLVTMLSQSYAINENVPGIAHGFWEYDGNFKGLTHGGNTVSFSSNFHIVPEENFAVIILTNQASEANISYGLTKELVGEKEIDEVKLADLPNSQITEGKYLTTRRIKSGFLNLFYYLIPLTVKSLNANEIEVSFAGMKADYVQTYPNVYKMINGSNIFIPTNVLYFSIKDGEVR, encoded by the coding sequence GTGAAAGAAAGTTTAAACCTTATAAAATCTTTAGAAGAAGGATTGAAAATTGCTGAGCCAAACCAAGTATATCGTCCAGGTAAAGTCGTTGCTTATTCTAATTATTCAACTTCCCTAGCTGCATATATAGTTCAATTAATTTCAGAACAAGACTTTAATGAATATGTTGATGAACATATATTTCAAAAATTAGGTATTCTAGATTCAACGGCATATTTGTCTTTAGTAAGAAATGAGCAGATAACAAAAAACAAAGTAAATGGATATGAGCTTATTGAAGAAGGAAATTTCAAACTATCGACACCGTACTATATGTCCATGTATCCTAGCGGTGAAATTAATGGAACAGCACAAGATTTAGCTAAGTTTGCAATGGCGCTTATGCCACAATCCGATAATGAAAACGTTTTGTTTGAGGATGAAAATACGCTAGTTACAATGCTCTCGCAAAGTTATGCTATTAATGAAAATGTCCCTGGTATCGCACATGGTTTTTGGGAGTATGATGGAAATTTTAAAGGATTAACACATGGTGGAAATACAGTTTCCTTTTCAAGTAATTTTCATATCGTCCCTGAAGAAAACTTTGCAGTAATAATATTAACGAATCAAGCTTCAGAGGCTAATATTTCCTATGGACTGACGAAAGAATTAGTTGGGGAAAAAGAGATAGATGAAGTAAAATTAGCCGACTTACCAAACTCACAAATAACGGAAGGAAAGTATCTTACTACTCGCAGAATAAAAAGTGGCTTCTTAAATTTGTTTTACTATTTAATACCACTTACAGTGAAATCACTAAATGCGAATGAAATTGAAGTAAGTTTTGCAGGTATGAAAGCTGACTACGTCCAAACATATCCAAATGTTTATAAAATGATAAATGGTAGTAACATTTTTATTCCTACAAATGTTCTTTATTTTTCTATAAAGGATGGAGAAGTTAGATAA
- a CDS encoding YpjP family protein: MKKWLQQTLIVTVALLTFGAISPNHEIWTNLQDKDEAKQANLPSMDTDYQIDITEASVEQQPFERVPSFEESLVASAKEMSYMKFGTKIGPVIGDEFDEVIFPKIEEAIQMTLERSGDLATRRLAISERPAGDYSEKIFNVYDLDSRTDLIRFHVRTEKRPQDGYFYNFHYHIADDGFLAHHSIGDIFWSKNTPPKWLS; this comes from the coding sequence TTGAAAAAATGGTTACAGCAAACCCTCATTGTTACAGTTGCGCTTTTGACGTTCGGTGCAATTTCACCGAATCATGAAATTTGGACAAACCTGCAAGACAAAGACGAGGCCAAGCAAGCAAATCTACCATCAATGGATACCGATTACCAGATTGATATTACGGAGGCATCTGTTGAACAACAGCCGTTTGAACGAGTACCTTCTTTTGAAGAAAGTCTCGTTGCTTCAGCCAAAGAAATGTCTTATATGAAATTTGGTACAAAAATTGGTCCTGTCATTGGTGATGAATTTGACGAAGTCATTTTCCCGAAAATCGAGGAAGCGATTCAAATGACGCTTGAACGTTCCGGAGATTTAGCAACTCGGCGCCTTGCGATTAGTGAAAGACCAGCTGGTGACTATTCTGAGAAAATTTTCAATGTCTATGATTTGGATAGTCGAACAGACTTAATTCGTTTTCATGTGCGAACTGAAAAACGCCCACAAGATGGCTATTTCTATAATTTCCATTATCATATTGCTGATGACGGATTTTTAGCCCATCATTCGATTGGTGACATCTTTTGGTCCAAAAATACGCCACCGAAATGGTTATCGTAA
- a CDS encoding class I SAM-dependent methyltransferase has product MSTVITTAGRPDERSDHLAKEAASVLGFPIIERKKRSVAKLQEVYDADVLVAGKDRFDLYRMGMDEPFFFHPNSAAFRLKRLVKGEMDPLVEVGQLEKGDTFLDCTLGLASDSIIASFAIGESGIVKGIEADPAVAFITGRGLRSFPSDSEQLTQAMGQIEVIHMEAVDFLHQQADASWDVVYIDPMFHAPIAESSNFTSLRQAGVHHTLTQEWFEQAQRVCKRRVVMKDRFDSPIFEHFHLERRIRPNTKFHFGFIDK; this is encoded by the coding sequence GTGAGTACAGTCATTACGACAGCTGGTCGGCCTGATGAGCGTTCCGATCACCTTGCGAAAGAAGCGGCTTCCGTTCTTGGCTTTCCAATCATTGAACGGAAGAAGCGCTCTGTTGCCAAGCTGCAGGAGGTCTATGATGCAGATGTTCTCGTTGCGGGGAAAGACCGATTCGATTTGTACCGAATGGGTATGGATGAGCCGTTTTTCTTTCATCCAAATTCTGCGGCGTTTCGCTTGAAGCGACTGGTGAAGGGCGAAATGGATCCATTGGTTGAAGTGGGGCAATTGGAAAAGGGCGATACTTTTTTGGATTGTACATTGGGGCTAGCATCCGACAGTATCATCGCTTCCTTTGCTATCGGTGAAAGTGGTATTGTGAAGGGGATAGAAGCAGACCCAGCTGTTGCTTTTATTACGGGACGGGGTCTTCGTTCGTTTCCGTCTGATTCTGAGCAATTGACACAGGCTATGGGACAGATAGAAGTCATCCATATGGAAGCGGTTGACTTTTTACACCAGCAAGCCGACGCTTCTTGGGATGTTGTCTACATAGATCCGATGTTCCACGCACCTATTGCAGAATCCTCGAATTTCACCTCACTTCGACAAGCAGGTGTGCATCATACGCTAACTCAAGAGTGGTTTGAGCAAGCACAACGCGTTTGTAAGCGACGAGTTGTTATGAAGGATCGATTTGATTCACCGATATTCGAGCATTTTCATCTGGAACGGCGAATTAGACCTAATACTAAGTTCCATTTTGGTTTTATCGACAAATGA
- a CDS encoding BrxA/BrxB family bacilliredoxin yields MNAYDEYMRGIVTPMREELVQNGFTELTTAENVETTMKTLEGTALVVINSVCGCAAGLARPAVSAALQEAEHKPDHLFTVFAGQDKEATAMMRDYFPEVPPSSPSIAVWKDGALAYFIPREQIEDFEMEQIKDHLAEVLDQVCKK; encoded by the coding sequence ATGAACGCGTACGACGAGTATATGAGGGGCATTGTAACACCAATGCGAGAAGAACTTGTACAAAATGGCTTTACGGAGCTAACGACAGCTGAAAATGTCGAAACGACAATGAAAACACTTGAGGGGACGGCACTTGTTGTCATTAACTCGGTTTGTGGATGTGCGGCAGGGCTTGCACGACCAGCTGTAAGTGCAGCGCTACAGGAAGCTGAGCACAAACCAGATCACTTATTTACCGTATTTGCGGGACAAGATAAGGAAGCGACAGCGATGATGCGGGATTATTTCCCTGAAGTGCCGCCAAGCTCACCATCAATTGCTGTTTGGAAAGACGGAGCGCTTGCGTACTTTATTCCACGAGAACAGATTGAGGACTTTGAGATGGAGCAGATTAAAGACCATCTAGCGGAAGTACTCGACCAAGTTTGTAAAAAGTGA
- a CDS encoding excalibur calcium-binding domain-containing protein gives MPKTIDVIFTDVSADNSFKDYISVLATENITIGYSDGSFKPSQKLTRQHFAVFMARMLDDQFKPSAKPEPKPDPTPNPKPDPDPDFESGLYVISGAPTSFKNCTEMRKYYPNGVKKGHPAYESKRDRDNDNWACEK, from the coding sequence TTGCCAAAAACAATCGATGTGATTTTTACGGATGTTTCAGCAGATAACTCGTTTAAAGATTATATTAGTGTTCTCGCAACCGAAAATATCACAATAGGCTACTCCGATGGTTCATTTAAGCCAAGTCAGAAGCTAACACGTCAACATTTTGCGGTGTTTATGGCGCGTATGTTGGATGATCAGTTCAAACCGAGTGCAAAACCAGAACCTAAGCCTGATCCAACGCCGAATCCAAAACCAGATCCAGATCCAGATTTTGAATCAGGATTGTATGTTATCTCAGGGGCACCGACATCGTTTAAAAACTGTACCGAAATGCGAAAATATTATCCAAATGGAGTCAAAAAAGGTCATCCAGCTTATGAGAGCAAGCGTGATCGAGACAATGATAATTGGGCTTGTGAAAAATGA
- a CDS encoding N-acetylmuramoyl-L-alanine amidase yields MVKIVIDAGHGLDTPGKRSPDDEREWSFNNKVALAAIAKLQTYQNVEILRVDDPTGKTDVPLQTRTTLANNWQADVYASIHHNALNGKWGKHSGVETYTMDNPTANPKSIEIAGAIHPRVVMAMGISDRGMKRANFHVLREATMPAFLTEGGFMDSAVDITKLRDDNYLKAQGEAIAEGLAVYFKLQPKPSPNRNPDEKLSIPQPEGEDQFYRPSLQTIVNSTIDVLIRLENQEEGALSPTWRKKLADGTLTNSDAIGILYVALDRGLLGDGK; encoded by the coding sequence ATGGTTAAAATAGTAATAGACGCTGGCCATGGATTGGATACGCCTGGCAAGCGTTCTCCGGATGATGAGCGGGAATGGTCCTTTAATAATAAAGTCGCATTAGCTGCCATTGCAAAGCTGCAGACCTATCAAAATGTGGAGATTCTTCGTGTGGATGATCCAACTGGCAAGACGGATGTCCCACTTCAAACACGTACAACCCTTGCGAACAACTGGCAAGCAGATGTCTACGCATCCATCCATCACAACGCTTTAAATGGCAAATGGGGGAAGCATAGCGGAGTGGAAACCTACACAATGGACAACCCGACAGCGAATCCAAAATCAATCGAAATTGCTGGAGCAATCCACCCTCGAGTTGTGATGGCGATGGGAATCAGTGATCGTGGGATGAAAAGAGCGAACTTCCACGTGTTACGTGAGGCTACCATGCCAGCTTTTTTAACGGAAGGTGGCTTCATGGATTCGGCTGTTGACATTACTAAATTACGGGACGACAACTATTTAAAAGCGCAAGGTGAGGCTATCGCGGAAGGACTGGCGGTATATTTCAAATTACAGCCCAAGCCCAGTCCAAATCGGAATCCAGATGAAAAGCTAAGCATCCCCCAACCGGAAGGAGAAGATCAATTCTATCGGCCTTCCTTGCAAACGATTGTCAATTCCACAATCGATGTATTAATCCGACTGGAGAACCAAGAAGAAGGTGCATTATCTCCTACATGGCGTAAAAAACTAGCGGACGGAACATTAACGAATTCAGACGCAATCGGAATATTGTATGTAGCACTTGACCGTGGATTATTAGGGGATGGTAAATAA
- a CDS encoding Bcr/CflA family multidrug efflux MFS transporter has translation MESVTGTKRFRFALLLGTLAAMGPLSIDMYLPSFPTIVGAFDTTASFVQVSLTACLLGIGFGQLILGPMSDVHGRKKPLLIGLGLYFVASILCVFAPSIGFFIAARFLQGFAAAAGIVISRAIVRDAYSGRELTKFFALLMLVNNLAPILAPVLGGGIIAFTDWTGVFAVLSAIGLLLFAIVLWRMDETLPTDKRVPSNLAQTLKNFLSLLKNRQFMGFALAQGFIMAGIFAYVAGTPFVYQNIYGVSPQTFSLLFGMNGLGLIIGTQVVGRLTGVVSEKKFLEAGLLMSLTSGILLLIAVLLNGPLLTIVVPIFFFVASIGVISTSSFSLAMESQGHIAGSASALLGLLPFILGSITAPLVGVAGEETAIPMGVIIFSSSLIAVLAYVGLARKTLKDH, from the coding sequence ATGGAATCAGTAACTGGAACAAAACGCTTTCGATTTGCTTTGTTGCTTGGGACGCTTGCGGCGATGGGCCCCTTATCGATTGATATGTATTTGCCTTCATTCCCTACAATTGTAGGTGCATTTGATACGACTGCGTCTTTCGTACAGGTCAGTTTGACCGCCTGTCTATTAGGAATCGGATTTGGGCAGCTAATACTTGGACCGATGAGTGATGTACATGGACGGAAAAAGCCGTTGCTCATTGGACTTGGTCTTTATTTTGTCGCATCAATCTTATGTGTATTCGCACCAAGTATCGGCTTCTTTATCGCAGCACGATTTCTGCAAGGATTTGCAGCAGCTGCCGGTATCGTTATTTCAAGGGCGATTGTCAGAGATGCGTATAGTGGACGGGAATTGACAAAGTTTTTTGCATTGCTCATGCTCGTTAACAACTTGGCGCCTATACTGGCACCTGTATTAGGTGGCGGTATTATCGCCTTTACGGATTGGACGGGCGTGTTTGCCGTTTTAAGCGCAATCGGCTTGTTGCTCTTTGCGATTGTATTGTGGCGTATGGACGAAACATTGCCGACAGACAAACGTGTACCGAGCAATCTTGCTCAAACTTTGAAAAACTTTTTGTCTTTGCTGAAAAATCGTCAATTTATGGGCTTTGCACTCGCACAAGGTTTCATCATGGCTGGAATCTTCGCCTATGTTGCAGGAACGCCATTTGTCTATCAGAATATTTACGGGGTATCTCCGCAAACATTCAGCTTGTTATTTGGGATGAATGGCCTCGGGCTAATTATCGGAACGCAAGTCGTTGGACGTTTAACAGGTGTCGTATCTGAAAAGAAATTTTTGGAGGCAGGCTTATTGATGTCGCTGACGTCAGGTATCTTGCTCCTTATCGCAGTTTTACTGAATGGACCACTTCTTACAATCGTTGTGCCGATATTCTTTTTTGTTGCTTCGATTGGTGTCATTTCAACATCCTCTTTCTCACTGGCGATGGAATCGCAAGGACATATTGCGGGGAGTGCATCTGCATTGCTTGGCTTATTGCCTTTCATTCTCGGGTCAATTACAGCGCCGCTTGTCGGCGTAGCGGGAGAAGAGACAGCCATTCCGATGGGTGTTATCATCTTTTCATCAAGTTTAATCGCTGTTCTAGCCTATGTTGGATTGGCACGGAAAACACTCAAAGATCACTAA
- a CDS encoding polynucleotide kinase-phosphatase gives MNITIPYAGLVLLVGVSNSGKTTLLNKWMEEGTLLSSEIISSDTYRAIVGDKAFISWGGRPKDEAAGLMEEYQTISTEAFKMMDHIIEARCRLNKVTFIDATHLYSEDRKKYIALAKKHHVPAIAFVLDVSQEILLERDEQREEPRGKRRVKQQLQTFKREKRFIKKDGFKSVYFVDGQEEIELNRRNHPLQIDVGNGIDMIGDIHGCYDEMMTLLGQLGYEENEEGFYVHPAGRVFLSLGDVMSRGPKSLPTMLFFQRHVEKGLAYMIDSNHGWKIARWLDGRDVQLLHGDEKVEAELRSFEAQYGAEQAQDIKQSLKKFLLQAPSHYVLTKNGVQVAVCTHAGIRDEFIGKQSAQVQDFCRYGDTAGFTEQGKPVRKDWTIHHQGSTLIIWGHDPKPQPLIINNTVNIDQGAVFGGKLTAYRFPEKEFVSVDAMDDYSGATDNPLKIWQEQRLDPPNIGKFINGYSVLTELLGEVKVHSDIVKPAIDTISHYTVPIEQLLYIPPTMSPTPVASSDDAYLEHPKEAIDYFRSHGVETMIAEKKHMGSRAVLLLFKDVSSAKRAVGSETLGVIYTRTGRRFFDLSIEKDIVLKLNDELKNKGYFDKYKTDYVLLDAEIMPWNLKAQSLISGQYAHVAENAILDRSKLQEKLVAIAGNNEDLTRWLEETEEKLENAKTFKEVFQKYCWDTEGVEAIQIAPFHVLAHSTQTFFDKPHTWHMEMNKEFAINSDLFVQTEYKLISDVTSEQEVIHWWESMTAEGHEGIVIKPESFIATYKGKLLQPAIKVRGRKYLHIIYGMDYLAPVNLNRLKKRSTSKKQKLALKEFALGVEGIQRFVDGESIERIHECVLATLALESDPVDPRL, from the coding sequence ATGAACATCACCATTCCATATGCGGGACTAGTGCTACTTGTAGGCGTCTCTAACAGTGGGAAAACGACCTTATTGAATAAGTGGATGGAAGAAGGGACACTTTTATCCTCTGAAATTATTAGCTCCGATACATATCGAGCAATTGTTGGCGACAAAGCGTTTATCAGTTGGGGGGGACGCCCGAAAGATGAGGCGGCTGGTTTGATGGAAGAGTACCAAACCATTTCGACTGAAGCCTTCAAAATGATGGATCATATTATTGAAGCAAGATGTCGGTTAAATAAAGTGACGTTTATCGACGCAACTCATCTGTATTCGGAGGATCGAAAAAAGTATATCGCGCTTGCAAAGAAGCATCATGTGCCAGCTATCGCATTCGTTTTGGATGTATCCCAAGAGATACTGCTAGAACGTGATGAACAAAGGGAGGAACCACGTGGAAAAAGGCGTGTGAAACAACAGCTACAAACGTTCAAGCGTGAAAAGCGTTTCATAAAAAAAGACGGTTTCAAATCTGTGTACTTTGTAGATGGACAAGAGGAAATCGAACTGAACAGACGCAATCATCCATTACAGATCGACGTTGGAAATGGCATCGACATGATTGGGGATATACACGGATGTTACGATGAAATGATGACGCTTCTTGGGCAGTTAGGTTATGAGGAAAATGAAGAAGGTTTTTACGTTCATCCAGCGGGGCGTGTTTTTTTGTCACTTGGAGATGTAATGAGCAGGGGACCGAAATCCTTGCCGACGATGTTGTTTTTCCAACGTCATGTTGAAAAGGGCTTGGCGTATATGATTGACAGTAATCATGGTTGGAAAATTGCGCGTTGGCTCGATGGACGGGATGTACAACTTCTGCATGGTGATGAAAAAGTCGAGGCGGAATTACGCTCATTCGAAGCGCAATATGGGGCTGAGCAGGCGCAAGATATAAAACAATCCTTGAAAAAATTTCTGCTGCAAGCACCTTCCCACTATGTACTAACGAAAAATGGCGTGCAAGTTGCTGTTTGTACTCACGCCGGTATTCGAGATGAATTCATAGGTAAGCAATCTGCGCAAGTACAAGATTTCTGCCGGTATGGGGATACAGCTGGCTTTACAGAGCAGGGCAAGCCGGTCCGTAAAGATTGGACCATCCATCATCAAGGAAGTACACTTATCATTTGGGGCCATGACCCGAAACCACAGCCACTCATTATCAACAACACGGTTAATATCGATCAAGGTGCTGTGTTCGGGGGAAAGCTGACGGCTTATCGTTTTCCAGAAAAAGAATTCGTTTCTGTCGATGCCATGGATGATTATTCAGGAGCTACAGATAATCCGTTGAAGATTTGGCAAGAACAAAGGCTAGATCCGCCTAACATCGGGAAATTCATCAATGGCTATTCTGTCCTTACGGAACTACTTGGTGAAGTGAAAGTCCATTCAGATATTGTGAAGCCTGCAATTGATACGATTTCACATTACACTGTGCCAATAGAGCAGTTACTGTATATCCCACCTACAATGAGTCCAACCCCTGTTGCTTCATCAGACGATGCGTATTTGGAGCATCCAAAGGAAGCCATTGACTATTTTAGAAGTCACGGTGTTGAAACGATGATTGCTGAGAAAAAGCATATGGGTAGCCGAGCTGTTTTACTGTTATTTAAAGATGTATCATCGGCGAAGCGGGCAGTTGGTTCGGAAACGTTAGGCGTCATTTATACAAGGACAGGCAGACGCTTCTTCGATTTATCAATAGAGAAGGATATTGTCTTGAAGTTGAATGATGAACTTAAGAACAAAGGCTATTTTGACAAGTATAAGACGGATTACGTACTGTTAGATGCAGAAATTATGCCATGGAATTTAAAAGCCCAATCATTAATTAGCGGACAGTATGCGCATGTTGCGGAAAATGCTATTCTTGACAGGTCGAAGTTACAAGAAAAATTAGTAGCTATTGCAGGTAACAATGAGGATCTAACTCGTTGGCTAGAAGAAACAGAAGAAAAACTCGAAAACGCAAAGACGTTTAAAGAAGTTTTCCAAAAGTATTGTTGGGATACGGAAGGCGTGGAGGCCATTCAAATTGCGCCATTTCACGTGTTAGCCCATAGTACACAAACTTTCTTCGACAAGCCGCATACATGGCATATGGAGATGAATAAAGAGTTCGCGATAAACTCGGATCTTTTTGTTCAAACGGAATATAAGCTGATTTCGGACGTAACAAGTGAGCAGGAAGTTATTCATTGGTGGGAAAGTATGACAGCAGAAGGACATGAAGGAATTGTCATTAAACCCGAATCCTTTATTGCTACTTATAAAGGAAAGTTGTTACAACCTGCCATCAAGGTAAGAGGCCGTAAATACTTACACATTATTTATGGAATGGATTATTTGGCACCAGTGAACCTCAATCGGTTAAAAAAGCGTAGTACAAGTAAAAAACAGAAGCTCGCTTTAAAAGAATTCGCATTAGGTGTTGAGGGCATTCAGCGCTTCGTTGACGGTGAATCTATTGAGCGTATACATGAGTGTGTTCTTGCAACATTGGCGCTAGAATCGGATCCAGTTGACCCGAGACTATAA
- a CDS encoding 3' terminal RNA ribose 2'-O-methyltransferase Hen1 has protein sequence MQLTIRATGDNVKVVSYLLAKNPNNLYERNHKGHAIRMFYSLFTDTVLELTVFVTPDPLALMQQSSNAYDITHYINDREFAVSSIFTSLIRSAFGTALNGQPKENYVQWVDQPFLFDFGIGPVVTDLSDEKIRRLFEPLGYEVGIEYGETNYAFQMKEKSTARYLTLTGNVTLQKGLQQLFVLIPVLDNYKHYFIDENEIEKIKRYGEGWLDTHPEKTFIIQKALRFKEVYSLLEEHKEHNTSHEKSISSKVHLNDLRYKKIIEVVSNLPVKKSIVDLGSGEGKLAVQLGFIDGVQEILAVEPSEKEQLKAIKRFEKVKDRTGFVEPTPTWGSLFYYDERLKNKDVIILCEVIEHIDEERLPKIMHVLLEDYKPGALLITTPNREYNVVYDMQDARRHDDHRFEWTRAEFEQWCAEQNQSDHYELIFDGIGELHAVHGSPTQMCLFVRKEEKL, from the coding sequence ATGCAACTGACGATTAGAGCTACAGGAGACAATGTGAAAGTTGTTTCCTATTTGCTCGCTAAAAACCCGAATAATCTTTACGAGAGAAATCACAAAGGACATGCTATACGTATGTTTTATAGCCTGTTTACAGATACCGTGCTCGAACTGACCGTTTTTGTTACGCCAGACCCGCTTGCACTGATGCAGCAATCATCAAATGCTTATGATATTACGCATTACATCAATGACCGCGAATTTGCAGTGAGCAGTATTTTCACATCGCTTATTCGCTCCGCATTTGGGACAGCGTTGAACGGACAACCGAAAGAGAATTACGTCCAGTGGGTTGATCAGCCATTTCTTTTTGATTTTGGCATTGGACCTGTCGTAACAGATCTGTCTGATGAAAAAATTCGTCGCTTGTTTGAACCGTTAGGCTATGAGGTTGGTATTGAGTATGGGGAGACCAATTATGCCTTTCAGATGAAAGAAAAAAGTACTGCACGTTATCTGACACTCACAGGAAATGTAACGCTTCAAAAAGGACTTCAACAATTGTTTGTGTTGATTCCTGTTTTAGATAACTATAAGCATTATTTTATCGATGAAAATGAGATTGAAAAAATTAAACGATATGGTGAAGGTTGGCTTGATACACATCCTGAAAAAACGTTTATCATTCAGAAGGCGCTTCGCTTTAAAGAAGTTTACAGTCTGCTGGAAGAGCATAAGGAACATAATACGTCTCATGAAAAAAGCATATCAAGTAAAGTGCACTTGAATGATTTACGTTATAAAAAGATTATTGAAGTCGTATCGAATCTTCCTGTTAAAAAGTCCATTGTTGACCTAGGGTCTGGCGAGGGAAAATTAGCTGTTCAATTAGGGTTTATCGACGGTGTACAGGAAATTCTTGCTGTCGAGCCTTCTGAAAAAGAGCAGTTAAAAGCGATAAAGCGTTTTGAAAAGGTCAAAGATCGGACAGGATTTGTTGAGCCGACGCCGACCTGGGGCTCTTTGTTTTATTATGATGAACGATTGAAAAATAAGGATGTTATCATTTTATGTGAAGTGATTGAACATATTGATGAAGAACGATTACCTAAAATCATGCATGTATTGCTAGAGGATTATAAGCCAGGAGCATTGTTAATCACGACGCCGAATCGTGAGTACAATGTGGTGTATGATATGCAGGATGCGAGGCGGCATGACGATCATCGCTTTGAATGGACGAGAGCGGAATTTGAGCAATGGTGTGCAGAACAAAATCAGTCGGATCATTACGAGCTCATTTTCGATGGTATTGGAGAATTGCATGCCGTACATGGTTCTCCGACACAAATGTGTTTGTTCGTTAGAAAGGAGGAGAAGTTATGA